A genomic segment from Rickettsiella endosymbiont of Miltochrista miniata encodes:
- the lptF gene encoding LPS export ABC transporter permease LptF produces MILFRYLTREILTSLALITSLLFLILMSNEFVHYLNQVAGGKFAAGILWELIILESPRFLAILLPFSLFLAILFTYGRLYADYEMTVLNACGFSLGRLTRLSLPFIFLLTFMVAGLNLWLNPFLLSYRNKLLNQTGTAVELQTVQPGSFQQTNGGHRIVYVESVSSDHKSVKNIFLAQTNPQDLPSEITPWTILSANSGYQMVNSVTKEPFFVAVNGKRYQGIPGQTEYYITQFLKYGIRIDLDTTAANKQQDALSSITLWDASQANKPSYFSELQWRLSAPISILLLALLAIPLSRVNPRQGKYLHLLPAIIIYIMYLNLLLVGRNWIENGDISYHWGLWWIHGLLILTIIFAWCYALGWNRVKYHLFRIVKLRP; encoded by the coding sequence ATGATTCTTTTTCGTTATCTAACCCGAGAGATACTCACTAGTCTTGCTCTCATTACTAGTCTTTTATTCCTTATTTTAATGAGCAATGAATTTGTTCATTATCTTAATCAAGTCGCAGGAGGAAAATTTGCTGCCGGTATCCTATGGGAACTGATAATCCTTGAGTCTCCCCGCTTTTTAGCGATACTGCTTCCTTTTAGCCTATTTCTTGCCATATTATTCACTTACGGCCGCCTTTACGCTGATTATGAAATGACAGTACTTAATGCTTGTGGTTTTAGTCTAGGTCGGTTAACGCGTTTAAGTTTACCCTTTATTTTCCTACTGACCTTCATGGTTGCAGGTTTAAATCTATGGTTAAACCCATTCTTATTAAGTTATCGAAATAAACTGCTGAATCAGACTGGTACAGCCGTAGAATTACAAACGGTACAACCCGGCAGTTTTCAACAAACGAATGGAGGACATCGCATCGTTTATGTGGAAAGTGTCTCTTCTGATCATAAATCAGTAAAAAATATTTTCCTAGCACAAACAAACCCACAAGATTTACCCTCCGAGATTACCCCTTGGACTATCCTTAGTGCTAATAGTGGTTACCAAATGGTCAATTCTGTCACTAAAGAGCCTTTTTTTGTCGCCGTAAATGGAAAACGCTACCAAGGAATACCTGGGCAAACTGAATATTATATTACGCAGTTTCTAAAATATGGAATACGTATCGATTTAGATACTACGGCAGCTAATAAACAGCAAGATGCTTTGTCGAGTATTACTTTATGGGATGCAAGTCAAGCGAATAAACCGAGTTATTTTTCTGAATTACAATGGCGACTTTCAGCTCCTATTTCGATTTTACTTCTGGCTTTGTTAGCCATCCCACTCAGCCGGGTTAACCCAAGACAAGGAAAATATTTACACCTATTACCTGCCATAATCATTTATATTATGTATCTAAATCTATTATTGGTAGGACGTAATTGGATAGAAAATGGTGATATTTCCTACCACTGGGGTCTCTGGTGGATACATGGCCTGCTCATTCTTACCATCATATTTGCCTGGTGTTATGCTTTGGGATGGAATAGGGTCAAATATCATTTATTCCGTATAGTTAAGCTAAGACCATGA
- a CDS encoding acyl-CoA dehydrogenase, which translates to MWILISLCIFILILIMLLCVTPLRQAFLVKPFLVYLSTILPAISETEKIVLEAGDMWWEKDLFRGRPDWKALHNISLSNLTPEEETFINDQVETLCSMLDDFNILTVEHDLPFSVWEFLKKQKFFGMVIPKKYEGLGFSALAHSSIVLKIATRSVSAAVNALVPNSLGPAELLLHYGTEEQKNYYLPRLARGEEIPCFALTSVDAGSDAAALKDKGVVCKGTYQDKEMLGIRLNFNKRYITLAPIATVMGVAFKLSDPDQLLGKKKEIGITVALVPSSLAGIEIGKRHSPMGLAFMNGPIIGKNVFIPISFVIGGEKMLGQGWRMLMECLSIGRGISLPAVSAAQAQLAYRMTGAYSVLRQQFHLSIAHFEGVAAALARIAGLTYLIEATRRFTVTAVDALLKPALASSIAKYHMTEFARTIVNDAMDIHGGRGIQMGPRNYLAQGYIAIPISITVEGANILTRNLILFGQGAVRCHPYLRDEMQAVEKKDVFGLDKLLIRHFSYSIKNFFKTFLFAFGLGHFFVETPIKNFGYYYRQISRLSAALALVTDFTLITLGGNLKRKERLSARLGDVLSYLYIASSVIRYIQEYPLSKEDDDYARWGLNYCLYHIQHSFERFFNNFPKLLIAKLLKFIIFPLGRPYQLPTDKQDMQLVAAMSKICKFRDRITQDCYLGKKPEDPTGRMEIAFNEFIKTQPIREKLKKQGFNRDLDIEQQLESALAEKILTHAEVEQFLKAQKFQQDAMQVDAF; encoded by the coding sequence ATGTGGATACTGATTAGTTTATGCATTTTTATCTTGATTTTGATAATGCTGTTGTGTGTAACTCCATTGCGACAAGCTTTTTTAGTAAAACCTTTTTTAGTTTATTTAAGCACAATACTCCCAGCTATTAGCGAAACAGAAAAAATTGTTCTAGAAGCGGGTGATATGTGGTGGGAAAAAGATTTATTCCGTGGCCGGCCAGATTGGAAAGCTTTGCACAATATTTCCTTATCAAATCTAACCCCAGAAGAAGAAACTTTTATCAATGATCAAGTAGAAACGCTTTGTAGCATGCTTGATGATTTTAATATTTTAACAGTGGAACATGATTTACCATTTTCGGTTTGGGAATTTTTAAAAAAACAAAAATTTTTTGGTATGGTTATTCCAAAAAAATATGAAGGATTAGGTTTTTCTGCTTTAGCACACTCTTCTATTGTATTAAAGATAGCTACTCGATCAGTGAGTGCAGCTGTCAATGCTTTAGTTCCTAATTCTCTAGGGCCCGCTGAATTATTACTTCATTATGGAACTGAAGAACAAAAAAATTATTATTTGCCTAGGTTGGCTAGAGGAGAAGAAATTCCTTGTTTTGCATTAACTTCTGTGGATGCTGGTAGCGATGCAGCTGCACTTAAAGATAAGGGAGTAGTTTGCAAGGGAACTTATCAAGATAAAGAAATGTTAGGGATACGGCTCAACTTCAATAAACGTTATATTACTTTGGCCCCAATTGCTACGGTCATGGGTGTCGCTTTTAAGCTAAGCGATCCCGATCAATTATTAGGGAAAAAAAAAGAAATAGGGATTACCGTTGCTTTGGTACCTTCGTCATTAGCGGGCATTGAAATTGGTAAACGGCATTCGCCGATGGGTTTAGCTTTTATGAACGGTCCTATAATAGGTAAAAATGTTTTTATTCCTATTAGCTTTGTCATTGGTGGCGAGAAAATGTTAGGTCAAGGTTGGCGTATGTTGATGGAATGTTTATCAATAGGTCGTGGTATTTCTTTACCTGCCGTCAGTGCAGCACAGGCCCAATTAGCTTACCGTATGACAGGTGCTTATAGTGTATTAAGGCAGCAATTTCATCTATCGATTGCTCATTTCGAAGGTGTTGCGGCAGCATTAGCTAGAATAGCGGGACTCACTTATTTAATTGAAGCGACACGTCGATTTACCGTGACTGCAGTTGACGCTTTATTAAAGCCGGCATTAGCGTCTTCTATAGCAAAATATCATATGACAGAATTTGCACGCACCATTGTTAATGATGCAATGGATATCCATGGTGGACGGGGGATCCAAATGGGCCCACGTAATTATTTGGCGCAAGGTTATATTGCTATACCGATATCAATTACCGTGGAAGGTGCGAATATTTTAACCCGCAATCTTATTTTATTTGGTCAAGGAGCGGTACGCTGTCACCCTTATTTAAGAGATGAAATGCAAGCTGTCGAAAAAAAAGATGTTTTCGGTTTAGATAAGCTATTGATTCGTCATTTTTCTTATAGTATTAAAAATTTTTTTAAAACATTTCTATTTGCTTTCGGCTTAGGCCATTTTTTTGTAGAAACGCCTATAAAGAACTTTGGATACTATTATCGACAAATTTCTCGTTTATCAGCCGCTTTGGCCTTGGTGACGGATTTTACTTTGATAACTTTGGGCGGGAATTTAAAACGTAAGGAACGCTTGTCGGCGCGTTTGGGGGATGTTTTAAGTTATCTTTATATAGCATCCAGCGTCATTCGTTATATACAAGAATATCCATTATCCAAAGAAGACGATGATTATGCACGTTGGGGATTAAATTATTGTCTTTATCATATTCAACATTCGTTCGAAAGATTTTTTAATAATTTCCCCAAACTCTTAATAGCTAAGTTACTAAAATTTATTATTTTTCCTTTAGGACGGCCTTATCAATTACCTACTGACAAACAAGATATGCAATTAGTGGCTGCGATGTCCAAAATTTGTAAATTTCGCGATCGCATAACCCAGGATTGTTATTTAGGAAAAAAACCAGAAGACCCAACCGGTCGTATGGAGATCGCCTTTAATGAATTTATTAAGACGCAACCCATTCGTGAAAAATTAAAAAAACAAGGGTTTAATCGAGATTTAGATATTGAACAACAACTAGAATCTGCTTTAGCAGAAAAAATTCTTACTCATGCCGAAGTTGAGCAATTTCTTAAAGCTCAGAAATTTCAGCAAGATGCTATGCAAGTCGATGCTTTTTAA
- a CDS encoding type IV pilus modification PilV family protein has translation MKNPMLFSVQQGFSLIEVMVAAAILSFSLLSFAQAQLIALHVSEHAYLINLADLKNVDLAESFTICGSRPLCMQQVLSLWKKEVLESFPEGMGQVSNLNLSNYQSKIQWFSNFYKLPSSLNLLFKA, from the coding sequence ATGAAAAATCCAATGCTATTTAGCGTTCAACAAGGATTTAGCTTAATCGAAGTCATGGTTGCCGCGGCAATATTAAGTTTTAGTCTATTAAGTTTCGCTCAAGCTCAATTGATAGCTTTGCATGTCAGTGAACATGCTTACTTAATCAATCTAGCTGATTTAAAGAATGTAGACTTGGCTGAGAGTTTTACAATTTGTGGATCTCGGCCGCTTTGTATGCAGCAAGTTTTAAGCCTATGGAAAAAAGAGGTACTAGAAAGCTTTCCAGAAGGAATGGGGCAGGTTTCGAATCTTAACCTTTCTAACTATCAAAGTAAAATTCAATGGTTCTCCAATTTTTATAAACTGCCATCATCTCTTAATTTATTATTCAAAGCATGA
- a CDS encoding PilW family protein produces the protein MLELMLAISLSLFLSLGMMSIFIHSKNIYRLTQSLGTIPTKARMAFYLLSHDIRMAGFIGCVRLMDALPINSGLTGDTSLIVWHKGHTAAKLSLPKLARYQKDSDAILIQFLDPNTFPIKEAKSSRIILAHWKLFRPRDILLISDCQHAELIHWSDIHLAHSYQMDSEIGFFNKIIYYIADTGRVSETGQRIYALYRRNLNQSVYKPTELIEGINRMSIRLGIKNSDGILYYKNANEVKHWPDAHSVEIRLLLTDVKQLHREWKQVIGLRER, from the coding sequence TTGTTAGAATTAATGTTAGCAATAAGTTTATCTTTATTTCTTAGTCTGGGGATGATGAGTATTTTTATTCATAGCAAAAATATTTATCGATTAACCCAGAGCTTGGGTACCATACCAACCAAAGCACGCATGGCATTTTACTTGCTTAGTCATGATATTCGTATGGCAGGTTTTATTGGTTGTGTACGTTTAATGGATGCTTTGCCAATAAATAGTGGCTTAACAGGCGATACTAGCTTAATTGTTTGGCATAAAGGCCATACTGCCGCAAAATTAAGTTTACCTAAGCTCGCGCGGTATCAAAAGGATAGCGACGCCATTTTAATACAATTTCTCGATCCTAATACTTTCCCAATAAAGGAAGCAAAATCTAGCCGTATTATTCTAGCACATTGGAAATTATTTCGACCTCGAGATATTTTACTCATCAGCGATTGTCAACACGCAGAGCTTATTCATTGGAGTGATATCCATCTAGCGCATAGCTACCAGATGGATAGTGAAATTGGCTTTTTTAATAAGATTATTTACTACATTGCCGATACAGGACGTGTGAGTGAAACTGGACAGCGAATTTATGCTTTATATCGACGTAATTTAAATCAATCGGTTTACAAGCCCACAGAATTAATAGAAGGGATAAACAGAATGTCGATACGCTTAGGCATAAAAAATAGCGATGGAATCTTATATTATAAGAATGCAAATGAGGTAAAACATTGGCCAGATGCACATAGTGTAGAAATTAGACTATTATTGACAGATGTAAAACAGTTGCATCGAGAATGGAAGCAAGTAATAGGACTACGTGAACGATGA
- a CDS encoding PilX N-terminal domain-containing pilus assembly protein → MVLFFLFIMSLMTLSILNSSYLELRMSQNWVIAAQQFQAAEAGLKLIEHRLASISTPISMLHEHYNYAGFQINAEFRRHKTSYCINQRLAYVYDVIVAAKKMKVGALTLKTNYVIKAKTACQYAELILTKTGRSSWRELSSPT, encoded by the coding sequence ATGGTATTATTTTTTCTTTTTATCATGTCTTTAATGACCTTATCGATATTAAATAGTTCTTATTTAGAATTACGTATGAGTCAAAATTGGGTTATTGCTGCACAGCAGTTCCAGGCAGCGGAAGCAGGATTAAAATTAATCGAACATCGGCTTGCAAGCATTTCAACACCTATATCCATGTTACATGAACATTATAATTACGCAGGTTTTCAAATTAATGCAGAATTTAGGCGACATAAAACATCTTATTGTATTAATCAAAGATTGGCTTATGTTTATGATGTTATTGTGGCAGCAAAAAAAATGAAAGTTGGTGCACTTACGCTAAAAACTAATTATGTAATAAAAGCAAAAACCGCTTGTCAGTATGCAGAGCTTATATTAACAAAAACTGGACGTAGCTCTTGGCGAGAATTAAGTAGTCCAACTTAA
- a CDS encoding NAD+ synthase, translated as MPTIFRIAVAQLNFLVGDIKGNTQIILECIQKAKQASVNLLIFPELALSGYPPEDLLLREDFKLQIQHSLKSIQERSSGIAILLGHPDYSSEGVFNAATLIEDKKIVRTYHKQYLPNYGVFDERRYFKAGNSDGLFKIKGLSIGILICEDLWYSKPASALKEKDAQLLVCINASPFDYTKANQRLKVTEARIKETKLPILYVHAVSGQDDLVFDGGSQAFDAKGHLVAEAGFFTETLWLIDLKINSLAEFIPQTLLPKPLIDEAIYKALVLAVRDYVNKNHFPGVLIGLSGGIDSALVLAIAVDALGEDRVHAVFLPSRYTSKLSQEIVQTLVKKLSITLSIFSIEPSFSAFLSTLNLDPKHPPVGLTTENIQARCRAILLMALSNQEGSLLLNCTNKSELAVGYGTLYGDMAGGFSVLKDVSKTRAYQLATYRNSDGIFPDVLLKRPPTAELAENQKDEDTLPPYSQLDPILELYIEQDKSIDDIVKAGFAREIVQRVINLVDKNEYKRRQLAPGPRITPRAFGRERRYPVTSGFSSN; from the coding sequence ATGCCAACAATATTCCGTATCGCCGTAGCACAATTAAATTTTTTAGTGGGCGATATTAAAGGAAATACACAAATAATTTTAGAGTGTATACAAAAAGCCAAGCAAGCTTCAGTCAATCTATTGATTTTTCCTGAACTCGCCTTAAGTGGTTATCCTCCTGAAGATCTACTTTTACGTGAAGATTTTAAATTACAAATCCAACATTCCTTAAAAAGTATTCAAGAAAGATCTAGTGGTATCGCCATTTTATTAGGTCATCCAGATTATAGTTCTGAGGGAGTTTTTAATGCAGCAACTCTGATAGAAGATAAAAAAATTGTTAGGACCTACCATAAACAATATTTACCCAATTATGGTGTTTTTGATGAACGACGTTATTTTAAAGCTGGAAATTCAGATGGTTTGTTTAAAATAAAAGGCCTAAGTATAGGTATTTTAATTTGTGAAGATCTTTGGTACAGCAAACCCGCATCAGCACTTAAAGAAAAAGACGCCCAATTATTAGTATGTATCAATGCTTCTCCTTTTGATTACACAAAAGCAAATCAACGTTTAAAGGTTACGGAAGCCCGCATAAAAGAAACAAAGCTGCCCATACTTTATGTGCATGCTGTGAGTGGTCAAGACGATTTAGTATTTGACGGGGGTTCCCAAGCATTTGATGCTAAGGGACATCTTGTAGCAGAAGCAGGTTTTTTTACTGAAACCTTATGGTTGATCGACCTCAAAATTAATTCATTGGCTGAATTTATACCACAAACTCTTTTACCCAAACCTTTAATTGATGAAGCCATCTATAAAGCCTTAGTATTAGCGGTACGCGACTATGTCAATAAAAATCATTTTCCAGGGGTTTTAATTGGCCTTTCCGGCGGTATTGATTCTGCATTAGTATTAGCTATTGCAGTAGATGCTTTAGGTGAAGATCGTGTTCATGCAGTCTTTTTACCTTCTCGTTATACCTCTAAACTGAGCCAAGAGATTGTACAAACACTGGTTAAAAAATTAAGTATAACATTGAGTATATTTTCTATTGAGCCGAGTTTTTCAGCTTTTTTAAGCACACTAAATTTAGATCCGAAGCATCCTCCCGTAGGCCTTACTACGGAAAATATCCAAGCGCGTTGCCGTGCTATTTTACTCATGGCTTTATCGAATCAAGAAGGAAGCCTGCTTTTAAATTGCACTAATAAAAGTGAGTTGGCCGTGGGTTACGGTACTTTATATGGCGATATGGCCGGTGGGTTTTCAGTACTAAAGGACGTGTCTAAAACTCGCGCTTATCAATTAGCGACGTACCGTAACAGTGATGGTATTTTTCCTGATGTGTTATTGAAACGCCCACCCACTGCTGAACTCGCCGAAAATCAAAAAGACGAAGACACTCTGCCTCCCTATTCTCAACTTGATCCCATATTAGAACTTTATATAGAACAAGATAAAAGTATAGATGATATTGTTAAAGCAGGATTTGCCAGAGAAATAGTGCAAAGAGTTATTAATCTAGTTGATAAGAACGAGTATAAACGTCGCCAATTGGCACCAGGCCCTCGCATAACGCCACGCGCTTTTGGCCGGGAACGACGCTATCCGGTTACTTCAGGATTTTCTTCTAATTAA
- the lptG gene encoding LPS export ABC transporter permease LptG — MKIIDRYLGRTIISTTLSVLGILLVLFSLIKLIAETRDIGYGHYTLAGAFYYVLLTLPSQFYSFFPVAILLGSILGLSVLAKHSELMILHSNGVSLYQMAWSLIKATLLMVFLTVLIGEGLAPHAARLAENHKSFLTTNGQTLMTQQGAVWIRDGHNYIYIQSILDPTHLNKVSRYQFDDNNNLLEASFAKQVNYEENAWNAYDISTSIISLKKIQATHIAHEIWPFSFSPKLLNISIIKPEEMSLRQLNDYIRYRRKNLLNISQYSLAFWQRLLQPAAIWVMLCLAIPFTFKHLRTLATSLKTIAGVAVGFGFYLLNDFFGPFAIVYQWPPFLAALLPILIFMFIAIILMRWAR; from the coding sequence ATGAAAATCATCGATCGTTATTTAGGCAGAACCATTATCAGCACAACTCTTTCTGTACTTGGGATATTGTTAGTCTTGTTTTCGCTAATTAAATTAATTGCCGAAACACGTGATATTGGATATGGTCACTATACGTTAGCAGGTGCTTTTTATTATGTACTGCTCACTCTCCCATCGCAATTTTATAGCTTTTTCCCAGTAGCTATCTTACTGGGCAGTATTCTTGGTCTAAGTGTTTTAGCGAAACACAGCGAACTGATGATATTACATTCTAATGGTGTCTCTCTTTATCAAATGGCTTGGAGTTTAATTAAAGCGACTTTGCTGATGGTTTTTCTAACTGTTTTGATTGGGGAAGGATTAGCCCCGCACGCCGCTCGTCTCGCAGAAAATCACAAGTCCTTTCTTACCACAAATGGGCAAACGTTGATGACCCAACAAGGAGCAGTTTGGATTCGAGATGGACATAATTATATTTATATTCAATCAATTTTAGATCCCACTCATTTAAATAAAGTCAGCCGTTACCAATTTGATGATAACAATAATCTATTGGAAGCAAGCTTTGCCAAACAGGTTAATTATGAAGAGAATGCATGGAATGCTTATGATATTTCAACGAGTATAATCAGCTTAAAAAAAATTCAAGCCACGCATATTGCACATGAAATTTGGCCGTTTTCTTTTAGCCCTAAGCTCTTGAATATTTCTATTATTAAACCCGAGGAAATGTCTTTAAGACAACTTAATGATTATATTCGCTATCGCCGAAAAAATCTTTTAAATATCAGCCAATATTCTTTGGCTTTTTGGCAACGACTGCTACAACCAGCTGCTATTTGGGTTATGCTTTGTTTAGCTATTCCTTTCACTTTCAAACATTTAAGAACCCTAGCTACTAGTTTGAAAACGATTGCCGGGGTCGCAGTAGGATTTGGTTTCTATCTTTTAAATGATTTTTTTGGCCCATTTGCCATTGTCTATCAATGGCCACCATTTTTAGCTGCACTACTCCCTATACTCATTTTTATGTTCATCGCCATTATACTAATGCGTTGGGCAAGATAA
- a CDS encoding acetyl-CoA C-acetyltransferase produces the protein MQALDRSDFARSVYIVDGMRTPWLKVRGGPGNFSASDLAVQAGRYLLARQAFTPDQLDEVVTGCVMPNPDEANISRVIALRLGCGKAVPAYTVQRNCASGMQALDSATLDVACGRYNLVLAGGTEAMSQAPLLLSREMTAWLAKWNLAKTFVARLKLLSQFKLKYLNPVIALLHGLTDPIVGLAMGQTAEVIAHRFGITREEMDEFALQSHQRLAAAQDAGIFKDEINPIYDKQNLYYSFDNGLRRDTSLEKLASLKPFFDKPFGFVTAGNSSQVTDGAAFLILASEEAVQKYQLPILARIVDVAWAGVDPSEMGLGPVHAVAALLKKQALTFKDIDFWEINEAFAGQVLACLAAWQDTDYCKNQLSLTEALGKLDQSKLNIDGGAVAMGHPVGASGARLVLHLAHILKRKQARFGVATLCIGGGQGGALLLENTDIYS, from the coding sequence ATGCAAGCACTTGATCGGTCAGATTTTGCACGGTCAGTTTATATCGTGGATGGCATGCGTACTCCCTGGTTGAAAGTACGTGGAGGACCTGGCAATTTTTCAGCTTCTGATTTAGCTGTGCAAGCAGGACGTTATTTATTAGCACGCCAAGCATTTACTCCTGATCAACTGGATGAAGTGGTTACTGGATGTGTCATGCCAAATCCTGACGAAGCTAATATTAGTCGTGTAATTGCATTACGTTTGGGTTGTGGTAAAGCCGTACCTGCTTATACCGTGCAACGGAATTGTGCTTCAGGTATGCAAGCTTTAGATAGTGCAACTTTAGATGTCGCTTGTGGGAGATATAATTTAGTATTAGCAGGTGGTACAGAGGCGATGAGTCAAGCTCCTCTACTACTTAGTCGCGAAATGACTGCTTGGTTGGCTAAATGGAATTTAGCCAAAACTTTTGTAGCTCGCTTAAAACTACTGAGTCAATTTAAATTAAAGTATTTAAATCCTGTTATAGCCTTATTACATGGTTTAACCGATCCTATTGTGGGTTTAGCAATGGGCCAAACAGCAGAGGTTATTGCGCATCGTTTTGGGATTACCCGTGAAGAAATGGATGAATTTGCTTTACAAAGCCATCAACGTTTAGCGGCGGCGCAAGATGCCGGAATTTTTAAGGATGAAATCAATCCGATTTATGATAAACAAAATCTTTATTATTCTTTCGATAATGGTTTGCGTCGTGATACGAGTTTAGAGAAATTAGCATCACTTAAACCTTTTTTTGATAAACCTTTTGGATTTGTTACAGCAGGAAATAGTTCTCAAGTTACTGATGGTGCCGCCTTTTTAATTTTAGCAAGTGAAGAGGCAGTACAGAAATATCAGCTGCCAATTTTAGCGCGCATAGTGGATGTGGCTTGGGCAGGTGTTGATCCGAGTGAAATGGGTTTGGGTCCTGTACATGCCGTAGCAGCGCTTTTAAAAAAACAAGCACTTACTTTTAAAGATATCGATTTTTGGGAAATTAATGAAGCATTTGCAGGTCAGGTTTTGGCATGTTTAGCTGCCTGGCAAGATACTGATTATTGCAAAAATCAGCTGAGTTTAACTGAAGCTTTAGGCAAGCTAGATCAATCAAAACTTAACATAGATGGTGGAGCGGTTGCTATGGGTCATCCAGTGGGAGCTAGTGGCGCACGACTTGTTTTACATTTGGCACATATCTTAAAAAGAAAACAAGCACGTTTTGGTGTGGCAACACTTTGTATCGGTGGCGGACAGGGTGGAGCGTTGTTACTTGAAAATACCGATATATACTCATAG
- a CDS encoding leucyl aminopeptidase codes for MQYSINSIDLIKQTSDCSIFGIYQGKRLSQSAQLLDKHSQGYIQKILDQGDLIEECGNSIVLYNVPGISAPRVLLVYCGEESNLSIGDFRKIIGCMACALKSLQIDEITSFLTDISVKACDLAKQIRQSIELIEDCYYCFDKLKTDKKNEISPPKRFIFNLTKSHESEKIAETIKQATAITEGIKLTKDLANLPANLCTPTIMAESAKKLANEAGLTINILDEAAIKKEGMGGLLAVSQGSEEPVKFITLEYRGAAEQKPVVLVGKGVTFDSGGICLKPAAGMEEMKYDMSGAASVMGILKTIAELKLPLHVVGIMPLTENLPSGSAVKPGDVIKTLSGLSVEVINTDAEGRLILADALTYSERFNPDVVIDMATLTGAIIVALGAVATGMMSNNIELALEIEKAGQQSQDRVWPLPLWDDYQQQIDSNVADISNVGVGGGKSITAACFLSRFTKNLQWAHLDIAGTAWKSGQEKTATGRPVSLIVQFLLNRCKNNKK; via the coding sequence ATGCAATATTCTATCAATTCAATTGATCTGATTAAACAAACCAGTGATTGTTCAATTTTCGGTATTTATCAAGGTAAGCGGCTCTCTCAATCTGCTCAGCTATTAGATAAACATAGTCAGGGATATATCCAAAAAATTTTAGATCAAGGCGATTTAATTGAAGAATGTGGTAACAGCATTGTGCTTTACAATGTCCCTGGAATATCGGCACCACGAGTCCTTCTTGTTTATTGTGGAGAAGAATCCAATTTATCCATAGGGGATTTCCGTAAAATTATCGGCTGTATGGCATGTGCCCTTAAGTCTTTGCAAATTGATGAAATAACAAGTTTTTTAACGGATATTTCCGTGAAAGCGTGTGATCTTGCTAAACAGATACGTCAGAGTATCGAGCTTATTGAAGATTGTTATTATTGCTTTGATAAATTAAAAACCGATAAAAAAAATGAAATATCTCCACCGAAAAGATTTATTTTTAATCTAACCAAGTCCCACGAATCAGAAAAAATTGCAGAAACGATAAAACAGGCCACGGCAATTACCGAGGGAATAAAATTAACTAAAGATCTAGCCAATCTGCCAGCTAATTTATGTACGCCCACTATCATGGCTGAATCAGCCAAAAAACTGGCGAATGAAGCCGGTCTTACGATTAACATATTAGATGAAGCAGCGATAAAAAAAGAAGGGATGGGTGGACTATTAGCTGTGTCGCAAGGTTCCGAAGAACCCGTCAAGTTTATTACTTTAGAATATCGAGGAGCAGCTGAACAAAAACCAGTTGTGCTGGTCGGTAAGGGGGTTACGTTTGACTCAGGCGGAATTTGTTTAAAGCCTGCTGCCGGTATGGAAGAGATGAAATACGATATGTCAGGCGCCGCTAGCGTGATGGGGATATTAAAAACCATTGCTGAACTTAAATTACCACTTCATGTGGTGGGGATAATGCCGTTAACTGAAAACTTACCGAGTGGCAGCGCAGTAAAGCCTGGCGATGTGATAAAAACATTATCGGGACTCAGTGTTGAGGTTATTAACACCGATGCGGAAGGACGTCTAATTTTGGCCGATGCCTTAACCTATAGCGAACGTTTTAATCCGGATGTGGTTATTGATATGGCTACTTTGACGGGCGCTATTATTGTTGCCCTAGGTGCAGTTGCGACGGGTATGATGAGTAATAATATTGAACTTGCTCTGGAAATCGAGAAAGCCGGCCAACAAAGTCAAGATAGAGTATGGCCTTTACCTTTATGGGATGATTATCAACAGCAAATTGATAGTAATGTAGCTGATATTTCTAATGTTGGTGTGGGAGGCGGTAAGAGTATTACCGCAGCTTGCTTCCTATCTCGATTTACTAAAAATCTGCAATGGGCGCATCTAGATATTGCTGGGACTGCCTGGAAAAGTGGACAAGAGAAAACCGCGACAGGTCGACCAGTATCTTTAATAGTGCAATTTTTACTGAACCGCTGTAAAAATAATAAGAAGTAA